Proteins encoded in a region of the Oncorhynchus gorbuscha isolate QuinsamMale2020 ecotype Even-year linkage group LG16, OgorEven_v1.0, whole genome shotgun sequence genome:
- the LOC124000805 gene encoding cytochrome b-c1 complex subunit 9, producing the protein MSSFPPFSKSPSVNMSLAKGVYNLLFRRTSTFAVTIMVGAVFFERMFDQGGDAIFEQLNRGKLWKHIKHQYETEEE; encoded by the exons ATGTCGTCATTTCCTCCTTTCTCGAAATCACCATCAGTTAACATGTCGCTCGCTAAAGGTGTCTACAATTTGCTCTTCAGGAGAACATCTACTTTTGCCGTTACCATCATGGTCGGAGCAGTGTTTTTTGAACGAATGTTTGACCAGGGAGGCGATGCCATATTCGAGCAACTGAATCGGGGG AAACTATGGAAACACATCAAACACCAATACgaaacagaggaggaatag